From the genome of Maribacter algicola, one region includes:
- a CDS encoding ankyrin repeat domain-containing protein, which yields MSLVLLLLTSACGQSGNKTKAEANDNTEAPAVAKPEIDIQAAILSDNLEAVKQHISAGTDLNKKDPMTGATPLITAASFGKNKIAQVLIDAGADLTIKNNDGATALHTAAFFCRVEVVQSLIDAKADKTAKNNFGMTPRESVMGPFAEIKPIYEMLQQQLGPIGLQIDLTEIEKTRPVIAMMLQ from the coding sequence ATGTCATTAGTTCTTCTTTTACTTACTTCAGCTTGCGGTCAGTCCGGCAACAAAACAAAAGCTGAGGCAAACGATAACACTGAAGCCCCTGCAGTTGCAAAACCGGAAATAGATATTCAAGCAGCAATACTATCGGACAATCTTGAAGCCGTTAAACAGCATATTTCGGCAGGAACAGATTTGAACAAAAAAGACCCCATGACCGGGGCCACTCCGTTAATCACTGCGGCAAGTTTTGGAAAAAACAAGATTGCCCAAGTCCTTATTGATGCCGGGGCGGATTTAACAATCAAAAATAACGATGGGGCGACAGCTTTGCATACGGCCGCATTCTTTTGTAGGGTCGAAGTCGTACAGTCCCTTATTGACGCCAAAGCCGATAAGACAGCCAAGAACAACTTTGGTATGACGCCAAGGGAAAGTGTTATGGGGCCTTTTGCTGAAATAAAGCCCATTTACGAAATGCTTCAGCAACAATTAGGACCGATAGGTTTACAAATTGATTTGACGGAAATCGAAAAAACCCGTCCGGTCATTGCAATGATGTTGCAGTAA